The Pieris napi chromosome 14, ilPieNapi1.2, whole genome shotgun sequence genomic interval gtgatttcttcctaaaacctatattttaagtttcttaagtgaacaattaaatttttttatatgtaagatattatataagaattttaaaaaagctaaGGTAAGGGGCATGGCACAAAAAAAGTTCAGAACACTGCTCTATAGCTCAAACCACCATACCCGTAGAGTAAAGACTCTCGTAACTAAACtctttcaataatatttcGGTGTTCGAGATTATAACTCTTACTCTATCTTATTCATGACTTAACTAATACCATCAAATTGGACTTATACTTTATGAATAAGAGCCTTAATCCTAAAAGTTCTAACCACGCAATAATTACAGCGTGGATCGTAAGTCCTGCAACGAGTTGCGAGCGTACTTGGCGAACATAGCGGAGCAATGTGGCGCGGCAGTTGGCGCTGACGAAGCAGCATTGCCATCTGTAGTTGTATTAGACAATTTACAACACGCCTCTGCACTTGGTGACGCTTTCGCGGGATTACTGCCACCTGACAATCGGAACATGCCTGTTATTATTGGTAAGACAACTTTAGAAGTCTGACATGTCGTGAAATGAAACGAAAACTACATATAATGTCATATTCTTGTAACCGTTTCgtagtaaataaatgtatagaaaCATAAGGTAACCGAATATACATTTTGAAAGAAAACAGTAGGTACAAGTAGTAAAACGGTAGTAAGTTGATatgcattaaaatttaaatattttaatttaactgtattttatattgaatgaCTATTGTCTGAATCTTCAGTTTAGTGTTTAAAGGATATAAATATCTTTCAGGCACTATGTCGCAAGCCACTTGCAATACTACGAACCTGCAGCTCCATCACAACTTCCGGTGGCTTCTAACGGCTAACCACATGGAGCCAGTCAAAGGATTCCTAGCTAGGTAAGTTACAATAAAAGTACTTTGATATTCACcttacttctaattaatttactatatttgttttaaataagtgttgtttgccatagtcgttttgtatgatgatatggtgatttaaaaaagtaccgagagtttattacgccggctttttctctcggcctacgccctctgtcttctttgccgatgagtatgAGATGTCTACCGATTCGAATTGAATGACGTGgtataagtgatacctgtatcttatatactataataaacatattttattttatttattcatatttgtgtaattgACTGTTGAAATCGTATTTTTAGCACATAAATAGGTAGGTGATCCATCGctgttttaacaaaaattttatcacCGAGAAATAAACTTAGGTCaggctttttaaaatatcttaaataaacaCTGCCTATCCACCAAACCACAGCTCCAGAATTTCTatcaaattttcttttttttttattacaggtACCTACGTCGAAAGCTGTTTTCTCTGGAATTACGGCTAGGTAGGCGAGAGCCAGCGCTAGCTGCCGTTTTAGAATGGTTGCCCGGTGTCTGGTCGACCCTTAATGCGTTTTTGGAAGCCCACTCATCCAGTGACGTCACAGTAGGGCCAAGGCTATTCCTAGCTTGCCCTATGGACTTGGAAGCTAGTCAggtaatttttaacatacgAGTCATTCTCAAAGTGTTTCACATGCCACTTTGTAAGTTAcgggtaaataaaaacatgtagACGGTTATACTTTCCATTAAGCCACCTTCATCCTTCACCATAGAAGTATGGTAATtgaattaatgtaaaataatgtgaGGGTATGTCTACACATGCGTTATCCATTCTATACTTCAATCCCCAAGTATAATTTGTCTTGGAATCCATGTGCAACCTTTCAAACTACTGCAATAACGTATGCTTATAGTAAAGGAGTTTTAGATGAACTATATTTGCTATGTTGTtgttcatttttaaatgtttataggCATGGTTCGCGGATGTATGGAACTACAGTATAGTTCCATACGCGTCAGAGGCGGTGCGTGAAGGCGTAGCGCTTTACGGTAGAAGACGACACGCGGCGATTGACCCTCTGCAACACGTTAAGTCTTCCTACCCATGGAGAGAACCTAATCATTCTCATGTAAGAATCATTCTGAACTAAAAATCCATAAACCCAGTTGAATATGtgacaattatttttacggtaatttttttaatagtctgTGTTTACTTACAATAGttcaaaaaataacaaacacgGTAATATTTACTAGTAGCAGTTTAAATAGACGTGTTTCCCCATCACTCAGGTACACAAGCTAACAAGTAAcggttaatataattttcaccAATTGCCTTGATTTACATACCGCAGTTTGTTGTCTcgtaataagttaataaatttcCTAAACCCCATTTCAGACTCTACGGCCGATAACAGTTGAAGACATGAACATCGAAGAGGGCAGCCAAGAAGCCGTGAACCCTAACCAAGATCCTCTggtaaaaatcaaaatctatACTAAATTGGGTTAAAAGTTGATGAATGCAATCTTTCATTATATAAGGCCTTGTTCGTACTGTCTTATATAATGTCGAATCCTAATATTCGgactacaaaaaataattacttattaattattcataacattgaaatttaaaaataaaacatatttgtcctagcaaaataatttaggaGTGCGAATCTGTGGTCTATGCTCTATggcatgttaaaatttttggtTAGTTGTCTGCGCTTTGAGCGTTTGGCGCCATTTACAAGTTTTACTGTATTAaccattattttatgttttaaacttcAAACAATAAATTGGGATTGAAGTCTGAGTCTAGAGAAGTGTATAAATTTGTACATAACTatgtatgaaatataattaacttataCATAAGCTAGCTTctacaaatgaaaaaaaaaattgtttgttaattatttgtttactttCAGTTAAACATGTTGATGCGACTTCAAGAGGCAGCTAACTACAGCGGAAACCAAAGTCAAGACTCAGACAATGCGAGTATGGACTCGAATCTCACACACGACAGCTCTATGGGCAACGagctttaaaatatactaaatagtTAAGTTTATACTCGTGGGTTTTTGGTCCATCGACCGAAAACACACTCGAGACTATACAGTATTGttgaataatgtaattaattttgctATAACgcgtatttattatacaacacAAGCACAataatctatttatatttaatctatGATTTAACTaactacagtcaaaatctgttataacgacagaTTACGTTGTTATTAACTACcttatacaatagaattcagccgggaccgttaattttggtcaatataaccggtatatCGTCGTAAACGATTTTGGCTGTACTTTgttatattcaaattatttgacaatatttatttcaagtaaatataaaacgtaAATTGGCAGTAAATCGTCATTCATACTTTACATGTAGGCGTATTTTTTTGCAACCtcgcaatattaaaattacatttgtagatatatcttgtttttaaattacaaatagtGCAAATATTGAATGTGTAAAAATTTGCTTTGATTTTTCTCAATTGCTGTTTCTTAAGTCTTTAAGCAATGCAAGTAACGCATAAcagctagtattttttttaaattctgttACAAAGTCAGAAACTCATGTACGTACACAGCCAAATATTTGccataaatacattttatttatctgttttatttcatgaatgttattatgtagatattaTCAAAGTTAATGTAATTTCCAAAATTTCAAACGAAAGGATTAGCTCTGCATATTTGTGGATAATAGCAAATACTAAAAGCAAGAGTAGCAGCCTTTCTCTTTTTCTTGTAATTTTTCACAGAAAATTTTTAACGCCTTTGTTAAAAAGTTTCAGTTAGTATAATTCGTGAAAAATACTCAACTACAGTGCCTGGAgctatatttcaatttttcaaCAGTGTTTAActgttatttgtaataatataataatcgtGGCTTTtactattgttatatttttcaaaattaggAATAGTAATGACGCAACTGCAtaactatgtaatatattatgaaagtgtaatttttataccattttcatataaaactcATGTACCTAAAATAAGTGTAAATATGATaagaatgtttaatataattttttctatgtgaTTACACTAACCGCTATGCCATATTATAcagtatattaatttgtatagaAATGTAACTTATGTTACTGTGTTCGGTATGGATTGACTTGTGTGCATAAAACGTGATATCTACAATCTAtgctttatataaattgtgaaAAAAACTTAGTGACGTATTATTTCAGTACCTTGTTTTATTTTGGATCACATCCCGAACCTATCATGATAGAtacttttaattatcagtttttacaataaacaaaagattatattatagagtGTCTCAGCGGcgatttttaaactttaaatatttataaaaaaatattgtatttgcaatattataattgcagtaaattataatgtattagtGCAGATTTTATGTacgaaatgttacacaaaaagTCTACCATCACGGTGAGTGCACTCTTCAAAGCGGACTATCGAATTTGCAGAGACACGCCGCAGGACGTCATCTGATAAGGCTCTTATAGctggggagcccaagaggggatttcgggatttactccAGCGTGGCagattaatatacttacaggGAAATTACCTTGTATCAGGTTCAGTATCTCTACCAAATATGAGCTTCATATACATGGCCACCCGTCAAGGGTaaaggatcagattagtaaaaaaagttaatgatCAGTCTTTCTCGAGCGcatcagattaaggtaggctAAGTTAATTACATGCTAAGAAGTGTATatttcactaatctgacaatttgcaAGTAACGTAAAGAAAGGGGAGGGCtgcaaagttgtaaaaaaaacgtcatctatACAGTATACATTCTCGAGCGTGGCTGATGGTGatgatgatttttattttatggaaTTAAGTCAAGGATgacgaaaaatataatataatctgacgatttctaCCAGCCGATGTCagaaaaattcgtcgataaagtttaATACGTGcggctgcgtgatgcctacaatagtttaaaaatattaactatgaGTAAAATTAACATAGTGTGTATTTTGTGATGAAAATACTTtgcaaaaatcaataaaatttacattataaacattacatttattttagaatatcgTCGAAGTAAACCGGTCCGTccggttatttattttaatttgttaattttttattcttttgaagcattttttaaaattattatagagCTTTAATCAATCAATTAAGCTcaatgatgattttttttttaattatcaaatgaGGCGAATTCATccagataatcgtcagattatgagataTCACGTCTAGGTAGGATTTTTTTTGCACATTCTAATAACAACCGCGAGGTTGTGTCACATccaaatcgtcagattattagatgagagctttttttagGCCACTTATCACTCTGTCGCTCTGAACTTTTCTACCCACGACTAACTGAATACTAGGGGCGTCACTTAAACGGCGGATTTAAAAGCAATTACAAAACTTGCGTTGTGTTTCACTCAACGAAAACTTATTGTAAAAGTACGCCTATACTGCGTAGGCGCGATGCGTGCCAAACCACTGCGACATTTGTTAGCCCCGCGGGCTACCGAGAAATTCatgtttaaagtttaaaaaaaaggtctCCTAATGTTAGTTTTGCGTTGATGGTAAGCCTTCTCTTATGAGATTTGTACCCACTAAAAGAATCTGCCATATTTAATGGGGACTAGAGATGTCCAGATATGCAACACTTAGAAAGGTTACTGGTGGATCTAGTAATAATACAAGAACCAAAtcaaaatacaatatacataaagcaataactttattcaaaagGAACTTATGCACtagaaacattattttaaaacaccaTGTTATTGTTATTCATCAGAAACAAATGAGATAGTGGAGCAATTTGGACGGCACCTGTTTATGCTTCTAGGACTAGACTATCAACTTGAAATTTAAGGAACCtctgtttaaatttgttatcttAAATAAGGCACAACCTTctgcaaaattaaacatactatttattacaatacaatagGCACAAAATAATGTGTGATGCACTaaaatgagtaattataatttactttaaatacatCCTAATTAGTAAGTAcatgttaatatattaaaatgctaATCTAcaccatattataaaacacttaataatattcattgttttacaataacaaatgCAGGATTTAAATGAACTGATCTCTGACTCGGAATCAATTATCATCTGGATAAAgactaaaacatattaaaacgaGACTTGCAGAAACCAGATTTCCCACTAGCTAGATAAATttagctaaaataaaaataagtatagaAATATGCAGGATCAAAAATTTACACTCTCCAGTTAaaatttaggttttttttgtataacatCAGAAGTAACTAGGTATATATGTTAACTTTACAccactatttatatattatgaaaaatacacCAATAATAACATTTCATTAGGAATAATGCTTATTATCACAAGATCACTAGCGCTAAATTTTACTGACTACAAATCATTAGACCTGTGTACAGCAACATGTGTACCATTACTGTGCTCATAGTactcactgaagtatttattaaacattgacaatttatttcaaGTTTTTAACAAAGTTCCTTAGATATACAATACTACATAtagcaatattaaaatacttaattgaaataattgcacaattattatataaaatgcacattatttttgtttgaagaAGTTAATATAAACAACACCCCTAATCACTATGATAGTCTAAACTGAGATTTGATAAAGATGGAATCGGAGAATGTGAGAAATCACTGGAATTATTGCTAGACTTCAAGCTAATATTATCTGGGCTTTTCTCATTTTGTAATTTTCCTTGGGAAATTgagtttttactttttctgCTTACATAGCTTCTTTCACTTATAAGATCAGCTACATCTGATATAGAAATAGAACTTAGGGACCTTGGGGAGTTTTGTTTATCACTATATGAACTTGAACTATTGTGGTTTGATGTTGGTTTTTTTGTTAGAATATTTGAAAGAGATTTTTCGGAACCTGGCATAGATGAAAAATCATAACTATAATCTGGTGTATGATCATTTTTGTATGATTGATCTGGTGTCaatttagaaattaaatttgtagtgTTTGTAGAAATTAAgtttgtattttcttttttaaatgattctgATGAAGGACTACTTAATGTGTGAAATTCATTcgccattattttattttcttttatattatcatcACTATTAGGTATTCCTGTggtatttaaaagtttttcatCTGTTAAGTTAAAAGGTTTCAATTCAAAGGATTTTGGTTCACTGCTCCTAATAAAACTATCTTtgttacttaatttatttttttctacagAAGGAAAACTTTCTGGACAACTTTTGACATCTTCAGGCACATCTAAATCTAAGTCACTTACAGTTATATCTGGATTAGGAACATATTCTGagctttttttgtttcttgaATCACTAGAGCTATCAGTATCTGAATTATCTAAAGACAAtcttaaatctattttatttttttcatctgATGAATTATCAGATTGGGATTGACTTGTAGAGGAACTAGTATCATGTTCTACTGTATATGTAGAATGATCACCATGCTCATGCTCATAGCTTTCATGCGAACTTTCATGTTTTTGTGATTttgtgaagtgttttaacagAGTAATAAGTATAGGTTCTTTTTCTTTACTCGCTTTATTCAGTCGTAACGTATCAATGAGTGACCGCGGTGTTTTAACCTTATACTCATTTCCTTGTCGTGATTCTGACATGTAAACAAAcaacgtattttttaaattgcagaACTCCAAAAACTCGTGTATGATCGATAAAGATAATATTCCTTCCGGAAGCTTTAGAATATTGTCAAGGGattcattttgtttaatattttcacaGTCGTCTTCGAAAGCCAGGAAGATGTTAGCCCTCAACAGAGCCCTTATTTTTGCAAGAGATCCGTTTTTTTCCAAAGCCTCAATAACAAGATCACGAAGTTCAGTATCTTCCGCTTGTGCCATTTTGATTaaagtgttaattatttaaatgcactataattgtaaaaattactaaacgcttatgtattttgttttaaaacataaatatcaaataattgttaaattctAAAATCTATAGAGTTAAGAGTAATGAGTATAGACTAAAAATTAATGCAACCGGCCACCGCTACAGAAGTCAATGTCAAAACTTCTTAAGATGTTGTCGCTTTGACAGTTACTCTTGCTAAGCTTGACATTTTCAAATGACAACCTTGATATATCTTACCTCACCAGAGATgcaatattgaatatttttaatagttatgAATGATGACGATCATTAGTATTAAAACactatcaataaataataatatcttattaaagaggtctggctaatgaaaatTATAGCGAAATATTTGCTCTATGCTATATCTgaataagaattattttattaacattaattgaATATGTACCTTAATATTAGGTATTATGTACCTTTTTACCTTGAGTATAAAATGATAACGTCTTCatactatattattgtaaaaaaagcTTATAAAGCTCTTGATGGTTACATCGCATAGAATTGTTACTCAAAAGTTACacgtaaaatattgattttatatacaaatatttaacgcGGACGTGTGCGTTTATTCTTTGTGTTACACATAACAAAACTACAGAAGTCTCTTTTTGTACCGCTGCAGTTGCACCCAAAGAAAGTTGTTAtgaatgaattattaattagtattaataaacaaatccgCTGTAACTAACtttttaagatttactcttaaACAGGAAACCAATTTGGATAATGAGAGATTAATACGACACAATAAAGTAAAACATCTCTTCGAAACTTTCATCGGAAATTGTCAGCCATCTAGCACCTAGCTctactaaattatatttcttatttatagaaatgaaaattcatagtaaattaacattatatatagaaataataattttcattcttattcttggTTTTTAATCGTTTTTTGTGATTTCCTCTCTAGGCAATAATTGCCATATTTTCTCCATATAATTAAGCTAGTGAGTtttgtgaaattttttatagcaGTGTggttgtaataatttataaacttaatctAAATGTTATATGCTTTAGATATTAAGAACAAAAAcctacattaaataataaatttaattccatCAGCTTACTACATGTATGTACCTACTCATCATGGATCTTTGAGAACGTGCTCGATTACAAGGGGTTGAAGGCTTGCGCCGGGTAAAAGTAGAAAATTCAGTCAGTCGGTTCGAGCACACGCGCCCGGTCGGTACACTGTATTTTCCCCACTAAATATAGGGAAAGTTTCAGtttattctataataataataaaaccctAAAATGTCAATTACAAGCGAAACGGACTGTAGTGggtaatttacattaaatgtatataagaCAAGTGTTAAAATAGTAGTGGCGGGAAACCGTTTGACGTGTTGTGTCCTATGTGTACTTAGAGCGAGTGGAGCTGTCTGCCCTAGAGGGCGGCCGACATGCTGGTTTCGTGAATCGATATTTTTGGAACGCTGTTGAACCAAAATAATGAGGTTGAGAATTTAATACAGGTAACTATTCATTTGCTTAATTACAgggatttattatattttgtttggcGCAGCCCAATTCATAGAGGTTAGGCCCAGCCTTTGAGTTTTAATGCACCAGGCTTGCGGTGTAGAGTAGGGATATTATTTAGCTTAACtgacaattaaattagaaGTCATTAACAAGCTGTAgatcaaatatataatgttaagGCATTTTATGCATTCCTTTGAGTATTAATCAACAATCCTTGAAAAAGTCATGGATTTCAGTATCCAACGATATCGCATCATATAATAGtgttttttcaattataaaattaatattttatacacaaaaaatatccTTTATAGGAATCCTATATAGGTTGAAGGAAAATTTTGATGTGaagaatatgtatttttccGGATAAAAATAGAGAGATTGATTAcgatttacaattttattaaaaaatatcaaagacgACCCTACATTATAAGGGATAACGCTAAAGTTATTGGCGAGTGTACCCTTTCATATTGAAACAGATTTTGCTGGGTTCATAAATTATGaagctataatataatggtCTTATACGGACAACTTGGATTTTGTATATAAGTAACAATAAAGCCCTATTCGACAATCTAAATTTGTACAAAGTAATGAAATTTGTGAGCCATTTCTATTTTATCATTTCTTGGCACGTCTATATCTACGTACAAAAGGGGATGTTTATTAAGTAATGAAAAggcacaaattataaatactatacAATTTCTTGCATAGTCGCgtctaataaaattaaaaaaaactttaaatttatttatcaacaaCTAATGAACATATTGTACATGCAACCATGTTCATGGTAGATATAATTTCGTTATTCCTTGTTATTTCTTGTAGTTTGTGTCCTGATTGTTCTCAGGCTGACTGGAACTTGTTAAGAGTGAACTctgttttaagtttatatactTTTCACCGTCAGCTTTTAAACGCATAATACCATTTGAAACTAAGGTGTATTGATCTGCAGTAAATTAggattatatacttatatacacTGAAAGATAACTCGGCTAGAGGTTTCGATGTGAAAGCTgaacaaaaatcttaatagGATCTTAACATCAATCGCAGTCACAAATTTGAATGAAAGCGTATTTATctcatattttttacatatatatcaCATTTATTATCAGCATTAATAAAACACTTATCgtagaattatatacatatttcatttaattacctTCAATGTCGCATGTTTATAAACAGTTTGTTTTAAGAACGTGCGTATATACTATATACCTAATTACCataattctataataatagaaaagtgAGCGTTCGGGGTTTTCCAAACGATATTCTTGGAGACAATCAATACACTCGTCTGCATATTTAACATCGAGTGAGTGATTGCCGACCGTTCTTTGATTTTCATTTCTCATTTACTTAGCAAATATTGAGAACTTTTTGGAGGTTGTATCAGaaaagtgtttattttaagaacattTCCGAAGCTTTTACTAATCATTGTCCTATCAGATACTAGGTTTTATATTAAGCTGTTTCACggttaaacattatttaatagaatattttaaaaaataaacagctTTATAGATTAaactagaaatattttttttaattattcatattctacttaaaatataagtagatttttttcaaataccatcttataatttatatatttttgattcgTTAGTCTAGTCATAACTTcgcatatatatttatggagTGATTTAAGGTGGCTTTGGTAAGACTGTCCAGTGaatgtatgaataaataatacgtATACGACCACGAGTTTCTTGAGAAGTTATTTCTCCACTGAATTTCTCGATCGCGACGTGATTCGCCGAGTCACGTATGAAGTGAAAAATGTTCTTCTCTGGCCCTTCTTTTAACGATGTATTGAATACTAAACTACTTGATACAATTGgattttaataagatttttttacagtCTTATTTacgcatttaaatatattttgttagcgtagcttaacattatttatctaGAGTGTGGGTTTAGCAcgaagttttttaatttcatatctatttaatataatcataGTGATTCATAGCGttcaataaaacttaaaaaagtaatataaatacatacacaaCTGTCAAGGGAAGCTCATCATCGATAAACGAacatataacaaattatttaaccaGTTGAACTCACATGAATTTATGATAGAACCTAGTTCCTATTATCGCCGATTGGAAACTGTTCGGGGTTCATTGAggcaacaataatttattgagaTCGATTCCGTCCCGATTCGACGACGGCTTTTCAGATGCAGAATAATTAAAGCAGAAGCCATCTTTATGAgctttagaataatttaagtgATCTTTGACGTTGAAGATTAAATATCGCTGTAAGAAACTCGATGTTAATCTACGAGGTCGTACTGGCGTGGTCTTATAAGTGTTACGTTACACATTAAATCGTTATAGATTCAATCAATTATAATACTATTTTCGGGTTTTATCCGGTTATATATTTAGGTTCAAGTTTATTAGTAATTCgtgatacaaataaattaacagtaattCTCATCACGCGTTGTGCTACGTCGTAGGCCATTCGTAGCAGTCTACGATGCTACACTTCAAGAGGCTACACGTATGTTATCGCACCCTTCAATTAGTAGCAACTAATTACATATAGTATTAGCTAGGAGGTATCCTATTTTAGTAGAGTACATTTGACCGAAAATTACGATGTTAATGATCATATAATTTCACTGTTACTGATACTGATATTAAAACAATCTATCcgatgaaatataatatttaattttattttgtaatactaTAGTTAGCCTCGACTTAGACTCTAGCCCAATTCAATCCTAAGAAGACACAAGGTTGCACGATTTCCCCTAAAAACTCCCTTTGTCTCTACTCCTCTCTTCCAAGACACGCCTCAACCAGCATCGTAATATAATACTGAGCGTTGACATATGGGATGACGTTTAGTTTCGTAATCATTTGGATGGAAAGGCTAAGTTGGCTTGCAATTGTGCACTAACTCCCAGCTTTAGCTCATTTCACTTGATTATATTCAAATGAGAAACGATTTAAATCGTTAACGACCAGTGACTT includes:
- the LOC125056063 gene encoding dentin sialophosphoprotein-like translates to MAQAEDTELRDLVIEALEKNGSLAKIRALLRANIFLAFEDDCENIKQNESLDNILKLPEGILSLSIIHEFLEFCNLKNTLFVYMSESRQGNEYKVKTPRSLIDTLRLNKASKEKEPILITLLKHFTKSQKHESSHESYEHEHGDHSTYTVEHDTSSSTSQSQSDNSSDEKNKIDLRLSLDNSDTDSSSDSRNKKSSEYVPNPDITVSDLDLDVPEDVKSCPESFPSVEKNKLSNKDSFIRSSEPKSFELKPFNLTDEKLLNTTGIPNSDDNIKENKIMANEFHTLSSPSSESFKKENTNLISTNTTNLISKLTPDQSYKNDHTPDYSYDFSSMPGSEKSLSNILTKKPTSNHNSSSSYSDKQNSPRSLSSISISDVADLISERSYVSRKSKNSISQGKLQNEKSPDNISLKSSNNSSDFSHSPIPSLSNLSLDYHSD